One genomic segment of Hugenholtzia roseola DSM 9546 includes these proteins:
- a CDS encoding YbjN domain-containing protein, whose translation MKDHFQIVRDYLLELGYDITAEDAEEQLFIINDEDEGIRNMVIDCEDPILIIEQFILDLKNVEGNVLRELLKKNREVVHGAFCLDDSGNRLLFRDTLQIENLDLNELEASINSLKLLMAEYSTQLIAFNNLSVMA comes from the coding sequence ATGAAAGACCATTTTCAGATTGTTAGAGATTATCTCTTGGAACTTGGCTATGATATTACTGCCGAAGATGCAGAGGAGCAACTTTTCATCATCAATGACGAAGACGAGGGTATTCGTAATATGGTCATTGATTGTGAAGACCCCATCTTGATTATCGAGCAGTTTATTTTAGACCTCAAAAATGTAGAAGGCAATGTTTTGAGAGAGTTGCTCAAAAAGAACCGCGAAGTGGTGCATGGTGCGTTTTGCTTAGATGATTCGGGCAACCGCCTACTTTTCCGCGACACCTTACAAATAGAGAACTTAGATTTGAACGAATTAGAAGCCTCCATCAATTCGCTCAAACTCTTGATGGCGGAATATTCTACCCAACTTATCGCCTTCAATAACTTATCTGTGATGGCATAG
- a CDS encoding PspA/IM30 family protein — protein sequence MSIFKRLFNMGKAEAHSAIDKLEDPIKMTEQGIRDLKTDLDKSLQGLAEIKALAIRARREHQQALEQSKSYEQKAILLLQKAQAGQLEPAEADRLASEMLRKKEEAQATADRTGKEAEQHEQSVARMNQNIQTLKSKVSSYENELRTLKARAKVSESTKKINQQLAQVDSSGTVAMLERMKEKVAQQEALAESYGEIAQVNKTVEDEVDKVLGPGSGSTSASLLELKAKLGLAQNATPDASQDPTTPPPTV from the coding sequence ATGAGCATCTTCAAACGACTTTTCAACATGGGGAAAGCAGAAGCACACAGTGCCATCGATAAGCTCGAAGACCCCATTAAAATGACCGAACAAGGCATTCGCGACCTCAAAACAGACTTAGACAAAAGTTTGCAAGGATTAGCCGAAATCAAAGCCTTAGCCATTCGCGCACGCAGAGAGCATCAGCAAGCCTTAGAGCAGTCTAAAAGTTATGAGCAAAAAGCTATTTTATTGCTACAAAAAGCACAAGCAGGGCAATTAGAGCCTGCCGAAGCCGACCGCTTGGCTTCGGAGATGTTGCGTAAAAAAGAAGAGGCACAAGCCACTGCCGACCGCACAGGCAAGGAAGCCGAGCAGCACGAGCAAAGCGTTGCCCGCATGAACCAAAACATTCAGACGCTCAAAAGCAAAGTTTCTTCTTATGAAAATGAGCTTCGCACATTGAAGGCACGCGCCAAAGTAAGCGAATCTACCAAAAAAATCAATCAGCAATTAGCGCAGGTAGATTCCAGCGGCACAGTAGCCATGCTTGAACGCATGAAGGAAAAAGTAGCCCAGCAGGAAGCCTTAGCCGAATCTTACGGTGAAATTGCACAAGTCAATAAGACGGTAGAAGACGAAGTAGATAAAGTCTTAGGACCGGGTTCGGGCAGCACTTCGGCTTCGCTTTTGGAATTGAAAGCCAAATTGGGATTGGCACAAAACGCCACCCCTGACGCAAGTCAAGACCCAACTACGCCTCCCCCGACGGTATAA
- a CDS encoding DUF3667 domain-containing protein yields the protein MSNLHLKAQNCPNCQAELPQESKFCPQCGQKNADYRASLRELMHDLVGSLFNLDSQFFRTLPSFLLRPGELTWAFVRGKRQQYVHPVRLYLACSLLFFFFFTKIQMPIWEETIKKANRVVLEKETEIDSLFKNIPKEAQIEFSQEFSDSLSQILDTKGKEKTILLDSNQKEIAKLVLDSLKKQQEAAKKGQKFVLNLFDESQIEGEMSKVLYWIQQPSYTAEQLLDSLQVNPKERTPLLRLTAAQVLKIGRNDLTIFLTESINNVPLLTIFALPFLAMLLKILYIRQRYFFIEHLIFVLHLQSIVYVMLMFIVWGAAFSLASAIAVMMFFAFGIYVFLAFQKVYHQHWFKTFIKAHLWFIGYTWVVSILFLVDILYSFYTF from the coding sequence ATGTCTAATTTGCACCTAAAAGCTCAAAACTGTCCCAACTGCCAAGCCGAGCTACCGCAAGAGAGCAAGTTTTGTCCGCAATGCGGTCAGAAAAATGCAGACTATCGTGCTTCCCTACGCGAATTGATGCACGATTTGGTAGGTAGCCTGTTCAATCTCGACTCTCAATTTTTTCGGACACTGCCCTCCTTTCTTTTGCGCCCCGGTGAGCTAACTTGGGCTTTTGTCAGGGGAAAGCGTCAGCAATATGTTCACCCTGTGCGCCTTTATTTGGCTTGCAGCCTGCTTTTTTTCTTCTTTTTCACCAAAATACAGATGCCCATTTGGGAAGAAACCATCAAAAAAGCCAATCGCGTCGTATTAGAAAAGGAAACGGAAATAGATTCTCTTTTCAAAAACATACCCAAAGAGGCGCAAATAGAATTTTCGCAAGAGTTTTCGGATAGCCTTTCCCAAATTCTTGATACAAAAGGCAAAGAAAAGACCATCTTGCTCGATTCTAACCAAAAAGAAATAGCTAAACTTGTTTTAGATTCGCTCAAAAAGCAACAAGAAGCAGCTAAAAAAGGACAAAAATTTGTACTTAACCTTTTTGACGAAAGCCAAATAGAAGGCGAAATGAGCAAGGTCTTATATTGGATACAACAACCAAGTTATACTGCCGAACAGTTGCTCGACTCGCTACAAGTCAATCCGAAAGAGCGCACTCCACTGCTTAGGCTCACTGCCGCACAAGTCTTGAAAATTGGGCGCAACGATTTGACCATCTTTCTGACCGAAAGCATCAATAATGTCCCGCTGCTGACCATTTTCGCCCTCCCTTTTTTGGCTATGTTATTAAAAATTTTATACATCAGACAACGCTATTTTTTTATAGAACACCTAATTTTTGTGCTGCATCTGCAATCTATCGTCTATGTGATGCTGATGTTTATCGTCTGGGGGGCAGCCTTTTCTTTGGCAAGTGCGATAGCGGTTATGATGTTTTTTGCCTTTGGCATTTATGTTTTTTTGGCGTTCCAAAAGGTATATCACCAACATTGGTTTAAGACTTTTATCAAAGCCCATCTTTGGTTTATTGGCTATACTTGGGTCGTTTCCATTTTATTTTTAGTAGATATTTTGTACTCTTTCTATACTTTTTGA
- the mscL gene encoding large-conductance mechanosensitive channel protein MscL yields MGFVKEFKEFAVKGNVVDMAVGVIIGGAFGKIVTSLVNDVIMPPLGYLTGGVDFANLKLVLKKAVMEGETVTTPEVAISYGLFINNIVNFLIVALVIFAVVKAMNNLKRKKEAPPAPAPAAPPKPTDVDLLIEIRDLLKKQKGE; encoded by the coding sequence ATGGGTTTTGTAAAAGAATTTAAAGAATTTGCCGTCAAGGGCAATGTAGTCGATATGGCTGTGGGTGTTATCATTGGGGGAGCTTTTGGTAAAATTGTAACTTCCCTTGTCAATGATGTCATCATGCCCCCTTTGGGCTACCTTACAGGCGGCGTAGATTTTGCCAATCTCAAATTAGTGTTGAAAAAAGCCGTCATGGAGGGCGAAACCGTAACTACGCCCGAAGTAGCCATTTCGTATGGGCTTTTTATCAATAATATCGTAAATTTTTTGATTGTCGCGCTCGTAATTTTTGCGGTAGTAAAGGCTATGAACAACCTGAAACGAAAAAAGGAAGCACCGCCTGCCCCTGCCCCTGCTGCTCCGCCCAAACCTACTGATGTAGATTTGCTTATCGAAATTCGCGATTTGCTCAAAAAACAAAAAGGCGAATAG
- a CDS encoding energy transducer TonB — translation MLFLSIGLAVVVIIGLIYLFRTIIDKSGKQLALEGSDKEEIGVVRKFADVDVLKYRSLLLNLGLIISLALALMAFEWTTYDGDDLADFIPPQEENETVTEQPVITVQPPPPPPEMRPQVVTASPEIQEVEDEVKIEDQIEIDIEDIQVDVSDVVSNVTTVAAPVQEKESDEIFEIVENPATFPGGTDKFYEYIGKNLEYPKVARRMDIQGKVFVSFVVDKDGSLSDVKIVKGLHESCDAEALRVVKSSPKWQPAKQRGKAVRYRMTIPIVFKLTKR, via the coding sequence ATGTTATTCCTTTCCATCGGGCTTGCCGTTGTCGTGATTATCGGATTGATTTATCTCTTCCGCACCATTATCGATAAAAGTGGTAAGCAACTCGCCCTCGAAGGCTCTGACAAAGAGGAAATCGGAGTGGTTAGAAAGTTTGCCGACGTAGATGTTTTGAAATATCGTTCTTTGCTACTCAACTTAGGGCTTATCATCAGCCTTGCCTTAGCATTGATGGCTTTCGAATGGACTACTTACGACGGTGATGATTTAGCCGACTTCATTCCCCCACAAGAAGAGAATGAAACCGTAACCGAACAACCTGTTATTACGGTACAGCCACCGCCACCGCCGCCAGAGATGCGTCCGCAGGTAGTTACGGCTTCGCCTGAAATTCAGGAAGTTGAAGATGAGGTCAAGATTGAAGACCAAATTGAAATCGACATCGAGGACATTCAAGTTGATGTTTCCGACGTAGTGTCGAATGTAACCACAGTTGCTGCCCCTGTACAGGAAAAAGAAAGCGACGAGATTTTCGAAATCGTAGAAAACCCTGCTACTTTTCCCGGTGGCACAGACAAGTTTTATGAATATATCGGTAAAAATTTGGAATATCCAAAGGTGGCACGCCGTATGGATATTCAGGGAAAAGTTTTCGTGAGCTTTGTTGTAGATAAAGACGGCTCTTTGAGCGATGTCAAGATTGTGAAAGGCTTGCACGAAAGTTGTGATGCAGAGGCTTTGCGCGTAGTAAAATCCTCTCCCAAATGGCAGCCTGCCAAGCAGCGCGGTAAGGCAGTGCGCTATCGCATGACCATTCCGATTGTCTTCAAACTCACAAAGAGATAG
- the gcvH gene encoding glycine cleavage system protein GcvH — translation MNFPSELKYTAEHEWVRLEGNIAYIGITDFAQGELGDIVYVDVTTLEEEVAAGAVFGTIEAVKTVSDLYMPIAGKVVEVNAGLEDNPEIVNSDPYGEGWIIKAEVEDLSSVAALMDAAAYQAHLNL, via the coding sequence ATGAACTTTCCATCAGAACTTAAATACACCGCCGAACACGAGTGGGTGCGCCTCGAAGGAAATATTGCCTATATTGGCATCACCGATTTTGCACAAGGTGAGTTAGGCGACATCGTCTATGTCGATGTTACGACCTTAGAAGAGGAAGTAGCCGCAGGTGCAGTTTTTGGCACTATTGAGGCAGTCAAGACCGTTTCCGACCTCTACATGCCCATTGCAGGGAAGGTAGTAGAAGTCAATGCAGGCTTGGAAGATAACCCCGAAATCGTCAATTCCGACCCCTACGGCGAAGGCTGGATTATCAAAGCAGAGGTAGAAGACCTAAGCAGTGTTGCCGCCCTTATGGACGCTGCCGCCTATCAAGCCCATCTAAATCTGTAA
- a CDS encoding DUF1573 domain-containing protein, with product MKILTFSFALPAASLRNFALLLFCVGLHFSASAQENAIASQNNPKNKLWQHNTDRKALLSFSENNYNFGEIKQGEQVTYTFKYLNKGTLPLVVTNVQTTCGCTVPKWTKEPIAPNEEGEITVKFDSKGKLGIQRKVITIISNAENSKEQLVLMGTVKE from the coding sequence ATGAAAATCTTAACTTTCTCCTTCGCGCTGCCTGCTGCTTCTCTTCGCAATTTCGCCCTCCTGCTCTTTTGTGTGGGGCTACATTTTTCTGCCTCTGCACAAGAAAATGCTATCGCTTCTCAAAATAATCCCAAAAATAAACTTTGGCAACACAATACCGATAGGAAAGCTCTCCTTAGCTTTTCTGAAAACAACTACAATTTTGGCGAAATCAAGCAAGGTGAGCAGGTTACTTATACCTTCAAATATTTGAACAAAGGCACGCTGCCACTTGTGGTAACAAACGTACAAACTACCTGCGGCTGCACCGTACCAAAATGGACAAAAGAGCCAATCGCCCCTAACGAAGAAGGCGAAATTACGGTTAAATTTGATAGCAAAGGCAAATTAGGCATACAAAGAAAGGTCATCACGATTATTTCCAATGCCGAAAATTCGAAGGAACAGCTCGTTTTGATGGGGACGGTGAAAGAATAG